One region of Oncorhynchus nerka isolate Pitt River linkage group LG22, Oner_Uvic_2.0, whole genome shotgun sequence genomic DNA includes:
- the LOC115117204 gene encoding protein SREK1IP1-like, whose amino-acid sequence MAASGPNKDIRAGCKKCGYPGHLTFECRNFVRVDPRKDIVLDVSSTSSEESTEDEQEDLPNDKLGRGGKYSKGSQEDTRKIKHKRRKSKDRKSERKRSFSSSDEEESKKRKKHKSHKKKGKKEKKERHKKKQKKKHDSSSSDSSSRSSDTD is encoded by the exons ATGGCTGCATCTG GTCCCAATAAGGACATCAGAGCTGGGTGTAAGAAATGTGGTTATC CGGGCCACCTGACGTTCGAGTGCCGTAACTTTGTGCGTGTGGACCCCCGGAAAGACATTGTCCTGGACGTGAGCAGTACAAGCAGCGAAGAGAGTACGGAGGACGAGCAGGAGGATCTGCCTAACGACAAGCTGGGCCGGGGAGGAAAATACTCAAAAG GTTCCCAGGAGGACACCAGGAAAATTAAACACAAGAGGAGGAAAAGTAAAGACAGAAAGTCTGAAAGGAAGAG GTCCTTTTCATCAAGTGACGAAGAAGAGAGCAAGAAGAGAAAGAAACACAAAAGCCACAAGAAAAAGGGCAAGAAGGAAAAGAAGGAACGTCacaagaagaagcagaagaagaaacATGATTCTTCCTcatctgacagctccagcaggtCCTCTGACACTGATTGA
- the trim23 gene encoding E3 ubiquitin-protein ligase TRIM23 isoform X2, which yields MAAAVGVNKQGTAATMDVCVRHVRGATSSTVKVLECGVCEDVFSLQGDKVPRLLLCGHTVCHDCLTRLPLHGRAIRCPFDRQVTELGDSGVWGLKKNFALLELLERLQNGASSQLSMAEDALTGMGESIIRCDEDESHTASMYCTVCATHLCADCSQLTHSTRTLAKHRQVPLADKPHEKTLCPQHQVHAIEFVCQEELCQPGPLMCCVCKEYGKHQGHKHAVLETEANQIRASILDMAHCIRTFTEEVSEYSRKLVGIVQQIEGGERIVEDGIGMAHTEHVPGTAESARSCVRAYFADLHETLCRQEEMALSVVDAHVRERLIWLRQQQEDMTILLSQVSTACLHCEKTLQQDDCRVVLAKQEINRLLETLQKQQQQFTELADHIQLDAGIPVTFTKDNRVHIGPKMEIRVVTLGLDSAGKTTILFKLKQDEFMQPIPTIGFNVETVEYKNLKFTIWDVGGKHKLRPLWKHYYLNTQAVVFVIDSCHRDRLMEAHSELAKLLTEKELRDALLLIFANKQDVPGAVSVEEMTELLSLHKLCCGRSWHIQGCDARSGMGLHEGLDWLSRQLVAAGVLDVA from the exons ATGGCGGCTGCTGTGGGTGTAAACAAGCAGGGGACCGCAGCAACGATGGATGTCTGTGTTCGGCACGTCAGGGGGGCCACAAGCAGCACCGTGAAG GTGTTGGAGTGTGGGGTGTGTGAAGATGTCTTCTCTCTCCAGGGGGACAAGGTCCCCCGGCTGCTGCTCTGTGGTCACACAGTCTGTCATGACTGTCTGACCCGGCTGCCCCTGCATGGTAGAGCCATCCGCTGCCCCTTCGACAGACAGGTCACAGAGCTGG GGGACTCTGGTGTGTGGGGTCTGAAGAAGAACTTTGCCCTGCTGGAGCTTCTGGAGAGGCTGCAGAATGGAGCGTCCAGCCAGTTGAGCATGGCAGAGGATGCCCTAACAGGCATGGGAGAG TCAATAATCCGCTGTGACGAGGACGAGAGCCACACGGCGTCTATGTACTGCACGGTGTGTGCCACCCACCTGTGTGCCGACTGCTCCCAGCTCACCCACTCCACCCGCACCCTGGCCAAGCACCGGCAGGTACCCCTGGCAGACAAGCCCCACGAGAAGACACTATGCCCGCAGCACCAGGTCCACGCCATCGAGTTCGTCTGTCAGGAGGAGCTCTGCCAGCCTGGGCCGCTCATGTGCTGCGTGTGCAAAGAGTACGGCAAGCACCAGGGACACAAG CATGCAGTTCTGGAGACAGAAGCCAATCAGATCCGTGCGTCTATCCTGGACATGGCCCACTGTATCCGGACGTTCACAGAGGAGGTGTCGGAATATTCCAGGAAGCTGGTTGGGATCGTACAGCAGATTGAGGGAGGAGAACGGATAGTGGAGGATGGCATCGGCATGGCACACACCGAGCAT GTCCCAGGCACGGCAGAGAGCGCGCGGTCCTGCGTACGGGCCTACTTCGCCGACCTCCACGAGACGCTGTGCAGACAGGAGGAGATGGCGCTCAGTGTAGTGGACGCACATGTCAGGGAAAGGCTCATTTGGCTCCGGCAACAGCAGGAAGAcatgaccatcctactgtcccaGGTCTCCACAGCCTGCCTGCACTGCGAGAAGACACTGCAGCAG gatgactGCAGAGTGGTCCTGGCCAAGCAGGAGATCAACAGACTGTTGGAGACTCTGcagaaacagcagcagcagttcACTGAGCTGGCCGACCACATCCAGCTTGACGCCGGTATCCCCGTCACCTTCACCAAG GACAACCGGGTCCACATCGGCCCTAAGATGGAGATCCGGGTGGTGACCCTGGGACTGGATAGTGCAGGGAAAACCACCATCCTCTTCAAGCTGAAACAGGACGAGTTTATGCAGCCCATCCCTACCATAG GTTTTAATGTGGAGACAGTGGAGTATAAGAATCTCAAGTTCACCATCTGGGACGTTGGTGGGAAACATAAGCTACGGCCTCTATGGAAGCACTATTACCTGAACACACAAG CGGTGGTGTTTGTGATTGACAGCTGTCACAGGGATAGGCTGATGGAGGCCCACAGTGAACTGGCCAAACTTCTGACAGAGAAGGAGCTGAGAGATGCCCTGCTGCTCATCTTCGCCAACAAACAG GATGTCCCTGGGGCTGTGTCGGTGGAGGAGATGACGGAGCTGCTGAGTCTCCATAAGCTGTGCTGTGGGAGGAGCTGGCACATCCAGGGATGTGACGCCCGCAGTGGCATGGGGCTCCACGAGGGCCTGGACTGGCTGTCCCGACAGCTGGTGGCTGCAGGTGTACTGGACGTGGCCTAG
- the LOC115117201 gene encoding peptidylprolyl isomerase domain and WD repeat-containing protein 1-like, producing MAATTENADLKRKLDDNQDNGEAGEEEEWVGPMPSEATQTKKRKVLEYERVYLDNLPSAAMYERSYMHRDVITHIVCSKTDFIITASQDGHVKFWKKKEDEGVEFVKHFRSHLGVIECISVSADGALFCSVGDDQAMKVFDVVNFDMINMLKLGFHPGQCEWIYNPGDAICCVACSEKSTGKIFVYDGRGSNEKLHTFDKMHSSPLSQIRLNPRYRVIVSADKAGMLEYWTGLPSEFKFPRHVDWQYKTDTDLYEFAKNKTYPTSLAFSHDGKKMATIATDRKVRIFRFLTGKLMRVFDESLSKFTELQQMKQQLPDMEFGRRMAVERELEKVDGIRLTNIIFDETGHFVLYGTMLGIKVINVETNRCVRILGKLENIRVVKLSLFQGVAKACNTAPTIEMKASDNPALQSTMPDPTIFCTAFKKNRFYMFSKREPEDTKSAESDRDVFNEKPSKEEVMAATQAEGPKRVSDSAIIHTTMGDIHIKLFPVECPKTVENFCVHSRNGYFNGHIFHRVIKGFMIQTGDPTGTGMGGESIWGGEFEDEFHATLRHDRPYTLSMANGGPGTNGSQFFITVVPTPWLDNKHTVFGRSAKGMEVVQRISNLKVNPKTDKPYEDISIINITIK from the exons ATGGCGGCCACCACAGAGAACGCAGATCTGAAACGAAAACTAGACGATAATCAGGATAATGGAGAagctggagaagaggaggaatggGTTGGACCCATGCCAAGCGAGGCGACACAGACCAAGAAGAGAAAAG TGCTGGAGTATGAACGTGTGTATTTGGACAATTTGCCATCGGCAGCCATGTACGAGAGGAGCTACATGCATAGGGATGTTATAACGCACATTGTCTGTTCCAA GACAGATTTCATCATCACAGCCAGTCAGGACGGCCATGTGAAGTTCTGGAAAAAGAAAGAAGATGAGGGGGTAGAGTTTGTCAAACACTTCCGCAGTCATCTTG GAGTTATAGAGTGTATTTCTGTCAGTGCTGATGGagctctattctgttctgttgggGACGACCAGGCCATGAAAGTCTTTGATGTGGTCAACTTTGACATGATCAACATGCTGAAGCTGGG TTTCCACCCTGGCCAGTGTGAGTGGATCTACAACCCAGGCGATGCCATCTGCTGCGTGGCCTGCTCCGAGAAATCCACTGGGAAGATCTTCGTCTATGATGGACGAGGAAGCAACGAGAAGCTCCACACCTTCGACAAGATGCACTCCTCTCCGCTGTCCCAGATCCGCCTCAACCCTAGATACAGGGTTATCGTCTCCGCAGACAAGGCTGGGATGCTGGAGTATTGGACCGGCCTCCCCAGCGAGTTCAAATTCCCCAGGCACGTGGACTGGCAGTATAAGACTGACACAGACCTTTATGAGTTTGCCAAAAACAAAACCTACCCCACCAGCCTGGCCTTCTCCCACGACGGGAAGAAGATGGCTACCATCGCAACCGACAGGAAAGTCAGGATCTTCCGCTTCCTGACGGGAAAACTGATGAGGGTGTTTGATGAGTCGTTATCG AAGTTCACAGAGCTGCAGCAAATGAAGCAACAGCTGCCAGACATGGAGTTTGGTCGGAGGATGGCGGTGGAGAGGGAACTGGAGAAAGTGGATGGCATCAGGCTGACCAACATCATCTTTGATGAGACGGGTCACTTTGTCCTCTACGGAACCATGCTGGGCATCAAGGTCATCAAtgtggagaccaacag gtgtgtacGTATCCTGGGGAAGCTAGAGAACATTCGTGTGGTGAAGCTGAGCCTGTTCCAGGGGGTTGCCAAGGCATGCAATACAGCTCCCACCATCGAGATGAAGGCATCAGACAACCCGGCCCTGCAGAGCACAATGCCAGACCCCACCATCTTCTGTACTGCTTTCAAGAAGAACCGCTTCTACATG TTCTCCAAGAGGGAGCCGGAGGACACTAAAAGtgcagagtcagacagagacgTGTTCAACGAGAAGCCGTCTAAGGAGGAGGTGATGGCTGCTACCCAGGCAGAGGGGCCCAAGAGGGTGTCAGACAGCGCTATCATCCACACCACCATGGGAGACATCCACATCAAACTGTTCCCTGTCGA GTGTCCCAAAACAGTGGAGAACTTCTGTGTTCACAGCAGGAATGGTTATTTCAATGGCCACATATTCCACCGCGTCATCAAG GGCTTCATGATCCAGACAGGGGACCCTACAGGGACGGGCATGGGAGGGGAGAGTATCTGGGGAGGGGAGTTTGAGGATGAGTTCCATGCCACGCTGAGACACGACCGGCCCTACACACTCAGTATGGCCAACGGAGGCCCCGGCACCAACGGATCACAGTTCTTCATCACCGTCGTGCCCACG CCCTGGCTAGACAACAAACACACCGTGTTTGGAAGGAGTGCCAAAGGAATGGAGGTGGTTCAGCGGATCTCCAACCTGAAAGTCAACCCTAAAACTGACAAACCGTACGAAGACATCAGCATCATTAACATCACCATCAAGTAA
- the mzt2b gene encoding mitotic-spindle organizing protein 2 isoform X2, protein MSHSQQQSAPGPLPTAPDSPAMGVTVSGNVTKYAMKKKKILNAEESELFELTQAAGIAMDQEVFKIIVDLLKMNVAPLAVFQTLKAMCAGQRIADTSMGDSSTASYPNTTTTTTAPTEPREEDSVVSATKSFKPPAPPPTSSSTSSSAGPRPTRVNSKMVYDTSSPHSQVRSKTGAGHGEKSREGSSQRVPRQPSATRGQKTTKSSGSSSSSSQVTPTTTN, encoded by the exons ATGTCTCATTCTCAGCAGCAGTCCGCCCCCGGGCCCCTCCCCACGGCCCCAGACTCCCCTGCCATGGGCGTGACGGTCAGCGGCAACGTCACCAAGTATgccatgaagaagaagaagatcctCAACGCCGAGGAGAGTGAGCTATTTGAGTTGACGCAGGCCGCAGGCATCGCCATGGACCAGGAGGTCTTCAA GATCATTGTGGACCTGTTGAAGATGAACGTAGCTCCACTGGCTGTGTTCCAGACCCTGAAGGCCATGTGTGCTGGCCAGAGGATAGCTGACACCTCCATGGGAgactcctccactgcctcctaccccaacaccaccactaccaccacagcCCCCACAGAACCCAGAG AAGAGGACTCTGTTGTGTCTGCCACTAAAAGCTTTAAGCCCCCTGcacctccccccacctcctcctccacatcctcctctgcTGGCCCCAGGCCCACCAGGGTCAACTCTAAGATGGTCTAcgacacctcctctcctcactctcaaG TGCGTAGTAAAACGGGTGCTGGCCacggggagaagagcagagagggttCCAGCCAGAGGGTGCCACGCCAGCCCAGTGCCACCAGGGGGCAGAAGACCACCAAGAGCTCTGGAAGCAGCAGCTCCTCCTCACAGGTCACCCCAACTACCACCAACTAG
- the mzt2b gene encoding mitotic-spindle organizing protein 2 isoform X1: MSHSQQQSAPGPLPTAPDSPAMGVTVSGNVTKYAMKKKKILNAEESELFELTQAAGIAMDQEVFKIIVDLLKMNVAPLAVFQTLKAMCAGQRIADTSMGDSSTASYPNTTTTTTAPTEPRVRSKTGAGHGEKSREGSSQRVPRQPSATRGQKTTKSSGSSSSSSQVTPTTTN; the protein is encoded by the exons ATGTCTCATTCTCAGCAGCAGTCCGCCCCCGGGCCCCTCCCCACGGCCCCAGACTCCCCTGCCATGGGCGTGACGGTCAGCGGCAACGTCACCAAGTATgccatgaagaagaagaagatcctCAACGCCGAGGAGAGTGAGCTATTTGAGTTGACGCAGGCCGCAGGCATCGCCATGGACCAGGAGGTCTTCAA GATCATTGTGGACCTGTTGAAGATGAACGTAGCTCCACTGGCTGTGTTCCAGACCCTGAAGGCCATGTGTGCTGGCCAGAGGATAGCTGACACCTCCATGGGAgactcctccactgcctcctaccccaacaccaccactaccaccacagcCCCCACAGAACCCAGAG TGCGTAGTAAAACGGGTGCTGGCCacggggagaagagcagagagggttCCAGCCAGAGGGTGCCACGCCAGCCCAGTGCCACCAGGGGGCAGAAGACCACCAAGAGCTCTGGAAGCAGCAGCTCCTCCTCACAGGTCACCCCAACTACCACCAACTAG
- the trim23 gene encoding E3 ubiquitin-protein ligase TRIM23 isoform X1, producing MAAAVGVNKQGTAATMDVCVRHVRGATSSTVKVLECGVCEDVFSLQGDKVPRLLLCGHTVCHDCLTRLPLHGRAIRCPFDRQVTELGDSGVWGLKKNFALLELLERLQNGASSQLSMAEDALTGMGESIIRCDEDESHTASMYCTVCATHLCADCSQLTHSTRTLAKHRQVPLADKPHEKTLCPQHQVHAIEFVCQEELCQPGPLMCCVCKEYGKHQGHKHAVLETEANQIRASILDMAHCIRTFTEEVSEYSRKLVGIVQQIEGGERIVEDGIGMAHTEHVPGTAESARSCVRAYFADLHETLCRQEEMALSVVDAHVRERLIWLRQQQEDMTILLSQVSTACLHCEKTLQQDDCRVVLAKQEINRLLETLQKQQQQFTELADHIQLDAGIPVTFTKTTLFSLFQDNRVHIGPKMEIRVVTLGLDSAGKTTILFKLKQDEFMQPIPTIGFNVETVEYKNLKFTIWDVGGKHKLRPLWKHYYLNTQAVVFVIDSCHRDRLMEAHSELAKLLTEKELRDALLLIFANKQDVPGAVSVEEMTELLSLHKLCCGRSWHIQGCDARSGMGLHEGLDWLSRQLVAAGVLDVA from the exons ATGGCGGCTGCTGTGGGTGTAAACAAGCAGGGGACCGCAGCAACGATGGATGTCTGTGTTCGGCACGTCAGGGGGGCCACAAGCAGCACCGTGAAG GTGTTGGAGTGTGGGGTGTGTGAAGATGTCTTCTCTCTCCAGGGGGACAAGGTCCCCCGGCTGCTGCTCTGTGGTCACACAGTCTGTCATGACTGTCTGACCCGGCTGCCCCTGCATGGTAGAGCCATCCGCTGCCCCTTCGACAGACAGGTCACAGAGCTGG GGGACTCTGGTGTGTGGGGTCTGAAGAAGAACTTTGCCCTGCTGGAGCTTCTGGAGAGGCTGCAGAATGGAGCGTCCAGCCAGTTGAGCATGGCAGAGGATGCCCTAACAGGCATGGGAGAG TCAATAATCCGCTGTGACGAGGACGAGAGCCACACGGCGTCTATGTACTGCACGGTGTGTGCCACCCACCTGTGTGCCGACTGCTCCCAGCTCACCCACTCCACCCGCACCCTGGCCAAGCACCGGCAGGTACCCCTGGCAGACAAGCCCCACGAGAAGACACTATGCCCGCAGCACCAGGTCCACGCCATCGAGTTCGTCTGTCAGGAGGAGCTCTGCCAGCCTGGGCCGCTCATGTGCTGCGTGTGCAAAGAGTACGGCAAGCACCAGGGACACAAG CATGCAGTTCTGGAGACAGAAGCCAATCAGATCCGTGCGTCTATCCTGGACATGGCCCACTGTATCCGGACGTTCACAGAGGAGGTGTCGGAATATTCCAGGAAGCTGGTTGGGATCGTACAGCAGATTGAGGGAGGAGAACGGATAGTGGAGGATGGCATCGGCATGGCACACACCGAGCAT GTCCCAGGCACGGCAGAGAGCGCGCGGTCCTGCGTACGGGCCTACTTCGCCGACCTCCACGAGACGCTGTGCAGACAGGAGGAGATGGCGCTCAGTGTAGTGGACGCACATGTCAGGGAAAGGCTCATTTGGCTCCGGCAACAGCAGGAAGAcatgaccatcctactgtcccaGGTCTCCACAGCCTGCCTGCACTGCGAGAAGACACTGCAGCAG gatgactGCAGAGTGGTCCTGGCCAAGCAGGAGATCAACAGACTGTTGGAGACTCTGcagaaacagcagcagcagttcACTGAGCTGGCCGACCACATCCAGCTTGACGCCGGTATCCCCGTCACCTTCACCAAG ACTACATTGTTTTCTCTGTTCCAGGACAACCGGGTCCACATCGGCCCTAAGATGGAGATCCGGGTGGTGACCCTGGGACTGGATAGTGCAGGGAAAACCACCATCCTCTTCAAGCTGAAACAGGACGAGTTTATGCAGCCCATCCCTACCATAG GTTTTAATGTGGAGACAGTGGAGTATAAGAATCTCAAGTTCACCATCTGGGACGTTGGTGGGAAACATAAGCTACGGCCTCTATGGAAGCACTATTACCTGAACACACAAG CGGTGGTGTTTGTGATTGACAGCTGTCACAGGGATAGGCTGATGGAGGCCCACAGTGAACTGGCCAAACTTCTGACAGAGAAGGAGCTGAGAGATGCCCTGCTGCTCATCTTCGCCAACAAACAG GATGTCCCTGGGGCTGTGTCGGTGGAGGAGATGACGGAGCTGCTGAGTCTCCATAAGCTGTGCTGTGGGAGGAGCTGGCACATCCAGGGATGTGACGCCCGCAGTGGCATGGGGCTCCACGAGGGCCTGGACTGGCTGTCCCGACAGCTGGTGGCTGCAGGTGTACTGGACGTGGCCTAG